The Capra hircus breed San Clemente chromosome 25, ASM170441v1, whole genome shotgun sequence nucleotide sequence GTCAGAGAATGAGTGGGCAGTGACTGTGCGCTATGAGTGGGGGCTGGACCTATGGGCGATAGACGGACTAAAAGATAAGTACTGGACCTGTGGGGGTTTGGGGGTACCAGTAGCGAGGAAGAGACCAATGGAGAGTGTTGGACCGAGAATCCAATCAATGCCAAAGATGCTGTGCCCTCAGGGATGCTGGGGGCAGAGAGGAATCAGTGGCTTTGATGAACATAAAGGAAGTTCTTTCTGTTCGCTCAGAAGAACGAAGAGGACGATCGAGGCCCTTAAACAGATGCTCAGGCTTCCTCCGCTTCGGGCCGATGTCAAACACTGGGGGAGGTCTCACGGTCTCAGTTAAACCCACCCTCCAGTCCTGGGAGAGCCCCACCCAGTACCCGCATGGTCCCGCCCCCGCGCGCCGATTGGTCAGACCGCCAGCTCCGCCCCGCGCGGGGAAGACCCGGAGAAACCACTCTGGCCCAAGGAACTGGCACCTCACAAACCCTACTGCGCATGCTCGTTCCTTGACCCCAGCCTGAGGTGACTGCCCAAACCTAGGCGGGGGCCCCCAGACACCGAGGCCGAGGGACCCGCCGCTGCTCGGCCTCCGGAGAGAGAGGGCCCCTCTGCCGTCGCCGCCCGGCCGGTGCCCGGTGAGGACGGGCCCCAGCGGATCGGGGAGGGTCTCAGGTCCCTGCCGGGCTCTCCTGGGGGTCCCCAAGGGCTACTGATGCTGGGGTGGGCGGGGTGctccccacctctgcctcccGGCACTCAGGCTACCTCCTTGTCCTTCATCCGCGATTCAAGCTCCTTTCTCCTCGTTCCGCCTTGCCCCCAACCATCCCGACCCCAGGACTGAGCCCTCACACCCCAAATCAGGGAACCCCACTCTGGGTTGTCTATCCCTGACCGCGTCCGCCCCACCCAGTACCGCCCCCGCCCTGCACCCAGCCCCTGTCCCGTCCCATCCTTGTGGCTCTAGCGATGCTCACAGGGCTGGCGGTTGGTGGTCTGAGATGTTGGGACAGGGGAGGCACTCAGGGGCTTGGTCAGGAGGGGTGATCATGACGCGGGAGGAGAGAGCTGGGGAGCGGGGGCCATTTGGGCTTAGCATAGACAGGTCTAGGGGCGGAATACAGCCGGTAAGAAGGAGTAAAGCTAACTCTAAGACTACCTTTGGTGATTCTAAGCCATGGTGATTAGGGGAAAGGAGATGTCATTACATGAAATCCCCACTTTGGGGAAACCGTTCCCTGTACACTATCAAGTAGCAATTCTTGACCCTTTTTGGATCTTACTGCTGCTTTGAAAATCTCCCTGTGAGGATTGTACCTGATGCCTAAGTGAACCCATCACCTCACCAGCAGCCCCATCACAGCCCTCCAAGAAGCACATGGGACAATGATTATGGAGTGGCCGAAGAACAGTTCAACTATGAACGAGAGATTAGAAACGTCCTAAGCTGAGGACCCATGACATCAGCCATGTTTCACAAAGTATCAGAATCAAATAGAgtactggtttaaaaaaaaggtaGATTCTCAGGGCCCTCTCCAGACACACTGAGAAAGAAGTCTGGGGTTGGAGGAGTCCAGGATTGGGCATTTTAAACAAGAATTCTGGAAGATTCTTAGGTATTGTGAAGTTGGAAAACCACTGGTCATAGacttaatttcccttttcttaaTACATGCGTTTTATTGAGATAGTTTACATACTGTGAGTTCACTCacaatgtacaattcagtggcttcTAGTAAATTCACCAAGTTCTACAGCCTTCACCACcatcagttttggaaatttttcatCATTCCAGAAACCCCCATGCTAGTATTAACTCTTctggcccccatccctcccaaccACAACCCTAGAAAAGCACAAATTTACCTTCTGTCCCTATGGATTTTTCTACTGTATCAATTTTCTAGAGACTTCAGATCATTTTATAGAAATGGAATGTATAATTTGCGATCTTTGATGACAGGCCTTTTTTTCACTCAGCTAATGTTTCCAAGGCTTATTCATGTGTGGCAGGAATTTGTCAAATtatcaaataatattccattgtgtggacaCATCacattctgtttattcatttacctgTCGATGGATATTTGGGCTGTTTCACTTTTTGGTgtctatgaataatgctgctgcaaGCATTCTATGTAcaagtttttatgtggacatcagtttccatttctcttggagaaacaactaggagtagaattgctgggttatatggtaattttatgtttaaccttttgagaaaTTGCCAGATTGTTTTCCAAACTGGCTGCGCCTATATACAGCTCCACCAGCAGTGTATCAAGGCTCTATTTTCTTCTCAACCTCACTATCACTTGTTATTGtctgttttttgctttgttttattagaTCCATCCTAATAGTGTGAAATAGTATCTCATGATCCACGTTCCCCTCacgactaatgatgttgaacatctcatGTGTTTACTGGCcacttgtatattttctttggagaaaggccttttcagattctttgcccattttaaagttgagttatttatcttttcattacTGACTTGTAAGTGTTCTTTATAAATTCCAGATGCAGGTCGTTTATCAGatatgttgttgttttagtcactaggttgtgtccgactcttttgcggccccatggactatatgccagactcctctgtctacgggaaatcccaggcaagaatactggagtgggttgctgttcccttctccaggggatcttcccgacccagggatcaaacccgggtctcctgcattggcaggtgtgttcctcaccactgaaccaccaggaaaaccctttatcagatacatgatctGCAAAAATGTTCTCCTATCCTATGGAttgtcttttaactttcttgATTGTGAGTCTCTTTGACtcacaaaagttttaaatcttGATTATGTCCAATTTACATATTTCTTCTTTGGTTGTCTGTACATTTAGTTCTTTGCCTAatccaactcttttttttaagagttttatcaCTAGCTCTCATGTTTAAGCCTGTGGTcatttagagttaattttttgGATATGGTGTGAGGAAGGGGTGCAACCACCTGGAGTTTCATCCCTGGACCACAAAGGTTTGGGCTAGGCCAGGGATGTGCCCCAGGGCCAATCaggggcctgggggcggggcttCCCACCATAACCCTTTCCTGCCCAGGGAGGCACTGACAGCATCTTTTCTGCTGGACCCTGTGTTCCCCCAGACCCCGGATACCACCATATTGCCCACCCtgtggggcagggtgggcagaGCTGGGAAGGACCACATGGGAGGGGCAGGGGTTGGCTCATCCAGAAGCTGGACCAGGGACAGGAGAGATAATAAGACATAATCCTAGGGGTGCCAGTGGTCAGGGGACTTGCTACCAGGCAGCATAGACCTGAGGACAACCCCCCTGGAGTCCTCCCTGTCACAGTGGGAGGTTTCTGCTCTCATGTCTAATTGTCAGGGGAACTTGTCGGGGGCAAGACACCCCAACCACACATTGATCTTGCACTTCAGGCTCCTGTCATGGGTGATGGGGTCTTGGAAGACTATGAAGTGAGGGGCATGGACCCTTCAAGCCATAtgagtttgttgttcagttgctcagtcgtgtccgactctttgcaaccgtatggactgcaAACTCAAAGAAACAGTTCAAAGCCAGGTTGGAAAAGCAGGTCCAGGGGGGCAGGTAAGAGTACAGGCTTCACTGCCCCCTGGTTTCTGGACAGGGTACATGAGATGTCTGCCAAGGTGACAGCCTTGTTTCTGGGCTAAACTGAGAAAGACCCTCACCATCTGCCCACTACCCAGTAACCCCCAACAGACACCCCCACACTGATGCCCCAGGGCCCGGGTCTCCAGGCCAACCCTGCCCCTGTCAGCCATCTTTTGTGCTTCTCCAGACCAGCAGCCAGGGAACCCTCAGTGACCACAGCTCCTCTGGACACCTCCACAGCCTTGTCCCCACTCAGCTGGGGCAGCACCAGCACCAGCTCAGACAGAAGTCGCTGCCCTCGTGGGGCCCTGGCATCTCCTAGCCCTGGGGGCCCGGGCCTCTGGCCTGGGATGGGGACTGGATCTATTTGTGAATCCAGAGTCCGGCCTCCCAGGGCCAGGCTCCCCTCTGGGGCCTGCAGAgtgccctgggggcccagcccCCACTCCTGGTGACACAGACAGAGTGTCGGGGTGAAGGGCAGCAGACTTTCTGGGAGGGTCGGTGACCTGAGCTCACATCCCCCAAGTGCTTTTCCCCGACGCCCGTTGCTCAGGGAGACCGGCTCCCGTCATCCTGGACCAGGTAGCCCAGGCGCAATGCGGGGCGGGCCCTGGGCCAGCTCGACCGGACCCGCAGCTATGCTCCATGGCCGTGTGCCTCCGTGGTCTCATCTGTAACCTGGGGCGATGAGAACAACTTCCATAACATGGAGTGAAGGTTAAATGGGACAAACCCGTGGAAGCACTCGACCCCGAGCTCAGCACCTGTGGGCCTGGATTCCTAGTAACTCACAGCTGTCAGTACCTTGGTCATCCCAACAGCCCCTGGAGAGCCCTGTTTCTGGCCCATTTTACAGTTGGGGAGTGAGGTTTGGCTGGGGGAGGTGATGGTCCCAAGGCTGCCAAGACAGCAGACATGCTGGCCCGGGTTCTCCAGCTCCATTCAGGTCCTTCCCCAAGGTGGGAGCGGGCGTGGGGGGCCCAGGGCAGCCCCACCTGCCCTATCCTCCAGCCCAGATTCCTCTTGAACCCTGGCCCAAGGGCCCCTCCActgatgggatttttttttcccatgtgagatcttagttccccaaccagggatcaaacgtatgtctcctgcattagaagcccagagtcttatccactggactgccagggatgtcccCGCTGATGGGATTTTGTCTCCTCCCTTAGGACAgagcccctggactgccaggttCCTTGCAGGGAGGTGGAGGACAAATCCTACTGAGACCTGAGCGTGGCCTGGGGGCCCGGCCGCCCATCCCAGAATGCCCCTGCCCGAGTCCAGCGAGCAGGAGGGCGAGAGTGTAAAGGCCGGCCAGGAGCCCACCCCTGAACCCCCTGAGCCGGGCACAGATGTTGTCCCCGCAGCCCCCAAGAAACCCAGGAAGTTCTCCAAACTGGTCCTGCTGACGGCCTCCAAGGACAGTGCCAAAGTGGAAGGGGCCAAGCGCAAAGGCGTGCACTGCATCATGTCCCTGGGGGTGCCTGGCCCTGCCACCCTCGCCAAAGCCCTCCTGAAGATCCATCCTGAGGCTCAGCGGGCCATCGAGGCCGCCCCCCAGGAGCCTGAACAGAAACGCAGCAAGCTGGACACAGGTGAGGCCTGGGCCCAGCACGCAGTACAGGAGCAGGGCCTTCTTAGGGCCGAAGTCAGGGGGACCGCCAGGCTTGGCTGGCCTGGAGAGGGTGCATGTGCTGTGGGCATTGTGTGTCTGTCTAAACACATCTCGGTGTGAATCTCTGCGTGTCTGTAGGCCTCCATgcacacgtgcatgtgtgtgtgtgtgtgtgtgtctaaggtTCTGTCTGTTTACATGTGTATTTGCCTAGAAGGGTAACTTTGTGTGGGtccttgtgtgtctgtgttcctgggCCTATTTGTCTCCTATTTCTACATTTACAtattcatgtgtctttttcatgAGATGGGGGCATCCCCAGCCACCAGCCTAGAGTTCTCAGGGAACCTAAGGGACCCCTCAGACTCCATCGCCTGCTAGACGGGGCCATCCTCAGGGAGTCAGGGAACCCGGAGCCCAGAGGCCCCTCTGCATGGGGCCCGGCTCACCTTGAGCCCTTCCGCTGGCCTGTTCCATGTCCACCTGCCTCTGTGGGGGgagagggtccttcctggtgaccTGTGGGGAGGCAGGGCTCAGAGGAGCAAAGTCACCGCCCTGAGGTCATCAGTCGGTCGCTGcaaaggatgggggtggggagcatcTGGCTCAGAGCCCGTTTCTCCAGCTGGGCTGGGTGGGACAGGCCATCCCGGGGCTCCCTCCACACCAGCTGAGACCTCTGCTCACTTCTCAGATcatcctgggctctggagccaagTAGGCCTCAACCCATAGGGAGCCTTTGTGAGAATTAGGACAAATCTACCTTCCTCGGACGCAGAGATGGGGCGTGGAACAGGGGCTACACGCAGGCCCCCAGGCGCCCCTGGGCAGGCGCTCATGGGCACCCTCGGCCTGCCCCTCCACCTTTACCTCCAGACCTGTCCGCAACGCTTCCCGCCCCTGGCCAGGCAGCAGGGGTAGCAGCGGCTTCCTGGTGCTCAGCCCAGAATTGGCCTGAAGTCTTCTGGAAACAACCTCTGTGTCCCCCGGCCAGTGGCCTTTGCGAGCATGTCCGGAGTCAGCAGTTACTTCTCTAAGTCAGCCAATAGCTCCGCACCCCTCCCCTGGCAGCTGGGACCCCCAGGTTTGCCCCCCACCCTTCCACCCCTTGTTCCTTTGACAACAGCCTgacccatccccttctcttccagatGGAAAAGAAGACGGAAGCTTAGCAGGCCCTTCTGCCTCCAGCCCCTCAGTGGACGGGGAGGAGTCCACCTCGGTCCCCGTCGAGCCCAGGGCGGCCCCGTAGCCCTGACAACCGAGGGTGCGTCCTGCCCGGGTCAGTGATCTTGGCTGCGGCTTCTACATGTTCCACTGGGCTTCTCCTGGGGCCCAGCCCCTGACTGGTTTTCACTTTCAGCACTgtaattttttcccccttgatcAAGCATAATTTACttttgtagcaaaaaaaaaaaaatttttttaagagaataaaagATGCTGTACACTAGGTCCCATCATAGATAGGCTTTTACAATTCCATGATTCGGGATCCTTTGAGACCCCAGCTCCAACCACCACCGCCCCCCGTCCCCCTCCCCGCTCACcgtccccctcctcccagcccccaccccagggcctcccTTCTAGCACTTACCTCGCCCTTCCTGGCCTGGACCATCTCAGAACCCGGAGGGCTCTGCAAGGGCCTCCATGCCCCAGGGCCTCACACCCCTGGGCCTCTTCAGCATCGACATCCAGCCTCTGATCCAGAGATGAGGTGGAGACTCGGAGGCCTCCTCTTTCTGCCGCCTTTGGTCTCCAGCCCAGAACCCCTGGGAAGTGGATCCTGCCTGTCCCTGGCTCTCCCTCCAGAGCCAGTCCACAGGAGGCCTCAGCCCGCTCCTTTCTCCTGGACCCTCAGAaaggctgcctcctccagggagccgcACAGGACTGACAGCCCCCCTGCACAGGGGCCCTGACGTTCATGGCAGCCCCAGGCTCTGCTGAGGAGGAGGTGGGCCTGCAGTCTGAGGGGGCACCCCAACAGCAGTGTATGGTGCCCCATTGTGTTTCCTCTGGGTGGTGTGGGGGCCGAGGTAGATTCTTGGGAGCCTGAGCACCCCGCCTCCAGGTCTCTGTAGTGCTGGCCTGCTGTTGCCCTCCTTCAACCAGAAGTCGGGGTTCCCTGAGAAAAGGTGTcagcctggagaaagaaatggcaacccactccagtgttcttgcctggagaattccatggacagaggagcctggcgggcgacagtccatggggtcatgactgagcgactgacatctTCAAGACGCTTCAGCCCACGTGCTCCTCATCATTTGGAAACTGCCTTTGAGCAAAGCGaaatggattatttttttttaaggcagagtTTAGAGGACTTCTGTTTTCAAGcaacattttccaaatttaatcTGTTATCTGTTGACTCCCTCTTGGGAAAAGTGAGTTACGTGGCATCTTCCTTGCCCAACTCTCCATTCTGCTGTTATTTTTACAGCGAGGTTGTCTGTAACATTTACGTTCTGTACCCATAACTTGGAAAGTTCTTTTGTCTGGATTCTATATTTAAATAGATTCCCATCCCCCACCCTGGTTCTCCTTTCCTGAGGTCTGAGTCATCCCCGTGGTGGGCTGGTTCTGAGggtgctggggggctgggggggacCGTTCGATGGTGGAGCTGCCCTGGAGAAgaggtggtggggagaggagcTGACCCCTGCCCCTCAGCCTGGTCTCCAGGCAGTCCTGGCCTGGACAGGGTCCCAGCGGGCATCCACTCCCTTGAACTGTGCTGTGGCACAATTGACCCCTTCTGCAACTGCCAGGCAAGGCTGGGAGTGGCACTCGGGGCCCCAGTGAGGGGGCCTGGTTGACTCACTGGTCCCTGGAGGCTGCGTGGGGGAGCAGCAAGGGGGTACCTCCCTCCGGGGGCCCAAGTCGCCCTGCCTGGAAAGTGGTCAGGACTGCGGGGCAGGAAGCCATTGCCAGGATGGGAACCCACAAGCTGGATGTGgaggttttcttattttttaaattttgaaacatttggAAACTCCCATAGAAGTTGTACAAGCATGCAGAGAGCACCACCTAGATTcacctgccctctccctcctgcTGCTTTCTTCCCCCTTGACTTCTTTCTT carries:
- the FLYWCH2 gene encoding FLYWCH family member 2; amino-acid sequence: MPLPESSEQEGESVKAGQEPTPEPPEPGTDVVPAAPKKPRKFSKLVLLTASKDSAKVEGAKRKGVHCIMSLGVPGPATLAKALLKIHPEAQRAIEAAPQEPEQKRSKLDTDGKEDGSLAGPSASSPSVDGEESTSVPVEPRAAP